GCTGGCGGCGGCGCTGGTCGGGGGACTGGCGGCGACGGCACCAGCGCAGGACACGATCCCACCCGGCACCACCATCACGATTCAGAACTGGCAAAAATACAAAAACTTCATGTCGGTCACCTTCCAGTCGATGTGGACCAGCAATAACCCCACCACTCGGGTGCCCCCCGCCGCAGTGGTCCAGGTGGGGCCCACCCGCTCTTACAATATCGGCCACTGGTACTGGGACGCCACCGAGCGCTATAGCAAACAGGTTCAACTGGTTAGGGCGGCCGACGGCGGCTACACGATGCGTGGTTATGTAGCCGGGCAGCCCTTTCCCAACATCACGGCATCCGATCCGTTGGCCGGCTACAAGCTGATGTACAATACCTACTTTCAGTACGAACCGGCGGTGGTGGTGTACGACCGGGCCCAGGTGTACGACGTCGATCGTTATCAGAACGTAACCTTCCTGCGCGCACTGATCATCGGCTACACCTTGATGCATATCGTGGACCCCGGCTACCCGATGCAGGTGCCGCAGGCCAACGGCTTTTATCTTGCCCATACCGCCGAACAGATGGAGCCCGAACAGATCAAGTACCTCACCGCGCTCAATTTCACCTGGAGCGACCCTGAACGCTTTCCCGAATCCTACGTCTTCGTACCCAGTCTGCGCCGCACCCTGCGGCTGTCCAGCAATTCGCGCTGCGCTCCCTTCCAGGGGCAGGATTTCGACAACGACGATGAAACCCCGGTGCCGCTGCCGCCCACTTGGTTCCAAGCCAAATTTCTAGGGCTGCATAAGATGCTGATGTTCATCTTTAGAAACGACCGCGCCTCGCAGGACGCCTCCACTAAACGGAGCAGTTACTACGCCCCGGCGCTCAATTTGATGCCCAAGCCCGAAGTGCTGGGGCCCTGGCAGATGCGCGACCTGTACGCGCTGCAACTGCAGCGTCTGCCGCAATGGGACCGCGGCTACTGCCACGCCAATCGCATCTCCTACCTGGATAAGGAAACCGCTTCGACCGCCGGTTACGACACCTGGGATCAGAACAACAAGTTCTGGCGCGGGATGGTGCCCTTTCCGATGCCGCTCGCCAAGCCCGACGGCGGCGTCTTCATGACCGGGCAAGTCTGGGCCCATGACAATCCGGACTTCCAAAATGACCATCAAAGCCTGCTCCTGCCTCCCACCGAAGGGGCGGACGCCGTCTGGGTCAATCAGAACACCCCAGGCAAGTTCGTCAATTACGAACGCTACGCGACTCCCGCCGGCCTGCAGCAAGTGCTGCAATAACCGGAGCCGTGAGGGAGAGCGCCGCCCACGCGGCGCTCCCCCTTCCCGAGCACTCGCACACCCCGCAGGCTATAGTCGATAGCGCGGCGCAGCGATAAGTTGAGCCTGGAGATGAGGGTCGCGAGCGCACGGCCCGAATCGGGGAGAAGCGCCATGCGCATCGGTTTCATTGGCTTGGGCAACATGGGCGGACCGATGGCCTTGCATCTGCTGGCAGCGGGCCACGATGTGACGGTCCACGATATCCGCGTTGAGCTGGCTCAGCGCCAGCTTCAAGCTGGCGCCCGCTGGGCCGATTCGCCTCACACTCTAGCTCGCCAAAGCGACCTCGTGATGACCTCGCTGCCGGGCCCGCGCGAAGTGGAGACGGTAGTCTCAGGTCCGCAGGGAATCGCGAGCGCACTTGCCCCAGGCGCGCTTTATATCGATCTCTCGACCAACTCGCCCGCTGTGGTGCGCCAACTTCATGCCCAGCTCCAGCGTCGCGAGGTCGCGATGCTCGACGCACCGGTGAGCGGGGGGAAGGCCGGCGCCGAGGCAGCCACGCTGGCTATTTATGTGGGCGGCGAGGAGGCGGTGTTTGAGCGGGCCAAACCCATTCTCGGCGCGCTGGGCAACAAGCTGCTTTATATCGGCGCAATCGGCGCTGGCTCGGTGGCCAAGCTAGTTCATAACCTGATCTCGGTGTGCAGCATCAAGGTGTTTTCCGAAGCCTTGACCCTGGGAGTGAAGGCCGGCGTGCCGGGAGCGGCGTTGGTAACCGCCATCGAGGCCGGTGCTTACGGCCAGGGGCGCGGGATGTTGCGCATGATGCCCGACCTCTTGGGCGAGCGCCATTTTTCACCCGCTCGCTTCGCGCTTAAGCTAGCGCGTAAGGACCTGGGGCTGGCAACCGAGCTGGCCCGTCAGCTTGAGGTGCCGATGGCGGCGGCAGCGCTGGTGGAACAGGACCTCACCGAGCTTATCCGGCGAGGACTGGGCGAGCTGGACTTCTTCGCGCAGTTTACCTTGCAGGAGGAGCGCGCCGGGGTCAAAGTCAAGGGTAGCAACCAGTAGCGGCGCCATCGCCGCTGCCGCATGGGAGGCTTTTTTGGTGGCAAACGATCTGCGGGAAAAAGGCGCGCTCATTCGCCAGCAGCTCTGGGGCAATGACCCTCAAACAAAGGCCCAGACCGAGCGGATGGAGGCGTTTCATAAGGATCTGGGTGACTTTATTCAGGAACAGCTCTTCGGCGGCATTTGGTCGCGACCAGGTCTGCCGCTCAAGACCCGCTCTTTGATTACAGTAGCCGCATTGATGGCGATGGGGCGGGGGCCACAACTGCGCGCGCACATGCGTGGCGCGCTCAACATCGGAATCACCCCCGGGGAACTCAAGGAGGTGATTTTACACTTGTCTCAGTACAGCGGCATGCCTACGGCGGTTGAAGCCGTACGCATCCTGCAAGAATTGCTGGAGGCGCCATAGAGCTCACGCTGGCGCCAGCCGGCGTGCCACCACAATAAAGGCGGAATGACCGACCATGCGATGGACCGGCCGCACGCTCAGCCCCTTAACCTGCCACGGCCGCAACAGCGTTTCGAAGCACTCGACCTGGGCAAACTCGGGGCTCTGCTGGAGCGCGTCGACGCTGTCCTTGAGCTGCAGCGCGGTGGGAACATAGCAAATCAGCACGCCGCCGGGACGCAGTGCGGCGAGGACTTGGGGTAGCGCGCGCCAGGGTTCGGCCAGGTCAAGGAAGATGCGATCGACTCCCCGTTCGTCGAAGCCCTGATATAAGTCGCGCAGCTTGAGCGACCAGGTTGGGGCTGGGCCGAAGAAGGCGGCGACATTTTCGCGTGCCATGCGGGCGAAATCTTCGCGTCGCTCGTAGGAGAAGACTTCACCGTGTTCGCCCACCGCTCGCAACAACGCGATCGTCAGGGCACCCGCGCCGATGCCACCCTCAATCACGCGCGCGCCGGGGAAAACGTCGCCCCAGATTAGCAGCGGTCCGGTATCCTTAGGATAAATCACCTGGGCTTGACGAGGCAGCAGCGGGATCAAGTCGGCGTAGGTGGGCCGCAGGACCAAAAACGTCTCGCCGGTGCTGAACTTAACGCGCGAACCCTCGACCAGGCCGAACAGATCCTCAGCCGCGACTTGGCCGCGGATGGTCACCCGCCGCCCGCGGCGCAGCCGCTTGAGATACTGGCGTCCCTTGCGATCAATAAAAATGACCGCATCGTCCTCTTTGAGGGTCGGATCCAAGCCTATCAGACTTAGGCCGGCACGCCGCGCGACGCAACCATGACCCGACATATTGACTGGGTACCAAGCTAGCGTTTAGCCTTAGCTCAGAAGCCCGACCTTGTTCAGCAGTGACCGGTCGGGCTATTTTTTGACGGGGGTAACCGATGGCGGAAAAAAAAGCCAAAACGGCCGAACGCGGTGCCGAA
The DNA window shown above is from Candidatus Binataceae bacterium and carries:
- a CDS encoding tRNA (adenine-N1)-methyltransferase — its product is MSGHGCVARRAGLSLIGLDPTLKEDDAVIFIDRKGRQYLKRLRRGRRVTIRGQVAAEDLFGLVEGSRVKFSTGETFLVLRPTYADLIPLLPRQAQVIYPKDTGPLLIWGDVFPGARVIEGGIGAGALTIALLRAVGEHGEVFSYERREDFARMARENVAAFFGPAPTWSLKLRDLYQGFDERGVDRIFLDLAEPWRALPQVLAALRPGGVLICYVPTALQLKDSVDALQQSPEFAQVECFETLLRPWQVKGLSVRPVHRMVGHSAFIVVARRLAPA
- a CDS encoding NAD(P)-dependent oxidoreductase, translated to MRIGFIGLGNMGGPMALHLLAAGHDVTVHDIRVELAQRQLQAGARWADSPHTLARQSDLVMTSLPGPREVETVVSGPQGIASALAPGALYIDLSTNSPAVVRQLHAQLQRREVAMLDAPVSGGKAGAEAATLAIYVGGEEAVFERAKPILGALGNKLLYIGAIGAGSVAKLVHNLISVCSIKVFSEALTLGVKAGVPGAALVTAIEAGAYGQGRGMLRMMPDLLGERHFSPARFALKLARKDLGLATELARQLEVPMAAAALVEQDLTELIRRGLGELDFFAQFTLQEERAGVKVKGSNQ
- a CDS encoding carboxymuconolactone decarboxylase family protein, which gives rise to MANDLREKGALIRQQLWGNDPQTKAQTERMEAFHKDLGDFIQEQLFGGIWSRPGLPLKTRSLITVAALMAMGRGPQLRAHMRGALNIGITPGELKEVILHLSQYSGMPTAVEAVRILQELLEAP
- a CDS encoding DUF1329 domain-containing protein, which codes for MRRMTVALLAAALVGGLAATAPAQDTIPPGTTITIQNWQKYKNFMSVTFQSMWTSNNPTTRVPPAAVVQVGPTRSYNIGHWYWDATERYSKQVQLVRAADGGYTMRGYVAGQPFPNITASDPLAGYKLMYNTYFQYEPAVVVYDRAQVYDVDRYQNVTFLRALIIGYTLMHIVDPGYPMQVPQANGFYLAHTAEQMEPEQIKYLTALNFTWSDPERFPESYVFVPSLRRTLRLSSNSRCAPFQGQDFDNDDETPVPLPPTWFQAKFLGLHKMLMFIFRNDRASQDASTKRSSYYAPALNLMPKPEVLGPWQMRDLYALQLQRLPQWDRGYCHANRISYLDKETASTAGYDTWDQNNKFWRGMVPFPMPLAKPDGGVFMTGQVWAHDNPDFQNDHQSLLLPPTEGADAVWVNQNTPGKFVNYERYATPAGLQQVLQ